A single genomic interval of Anopheles marshallii chromosome 2, idAnoMarsDA_429_01, whole genome shotgun sequence harbors:
- the LOC128709773 gene encoding actin-related protein 2/3 complex subunit 4: MAATLKPYLTAVRHTLTAAMCLSNFSSQVVERHNKPEVEVRSSKELLLTPVVISRNEKERVLIETSVNSVRISIAVKQADEIEKILCHKFTRFMMMRAENFIILRRKPIDGYDISFLITNFHTEQMYKHKLVDFVIHFMEEIDKEISEMKLAVNARARICSEEFLKRF; this comes from the coding sequence ATGGCCGCTACGCTAAAGCCTTATCTGACCGCTGTTCGTCACACCCTCACGGCGGCAATGTGCCTGAGCAACTTTTCCTCCCAGGTGGTTGAACGGCACAACAAACCCGAAGTGGAGGTCCGCAGCAGCAAGGAACTTTTGCTGACCCCGGTTGTGATATCGCGTAACGAAAAGGAACGCGTTCTGATAGAAACGAGCGTCAATTCGGTGCGTATCAGCATCGCCGTGAAGCAGGCGGACGAGATTGAGAAGATCCTCTGCCACAAGTTCACCCGGTTCATGATGATGCGGGCAGAAAACTTCATCATCCTGCGGCGAAAACCGATCGACGGGTACGACATCAGCTTCCTCATCACGAACTTTCACACCGAGCAGATGTACAAGCACAAACTGGTTGACTTTGTTATCCACTTCATGGAGGAGATCGATAAGGAGATCAGCGAGATGAAATTGGCCGTCAATGCCCGGGCGCGCATCTGCTCGGAGGAGTTCCTGAAGCGATTTTAG